One Cupriavidus oxalaticus genomic region harbors:
- a CDS encoding CusA/CzcA family heavy metal efflux RND transporter has protein sequence MFERLIRFAIEQRWMVLLAVLGMAALGLYNYTRLPIDAVPDITNVQVQINTAAPGYSPLETEQRITYPVETVMAGLPGLEQTRSLSRYGLSQVTVIFREGTDIHFARQLVNQRIQEARDGLPPGITPAMGPISTGLGEIYLWTVEAEPGARKPDGTPYTLSDLREIQDWVVRPQLRNVPGVTEVNAIGGHARAYVVAPSLERMASYGLSLADVVAALEKNNDNVGAGYIERRGEQYLVRVPGQVRSLDDIRDVIVGTAQGQPIRVRDLASVQTGGELRTGAATEDGREVVLGTVFMLIGENSRTVSQAVDRKMAEINRTLPAGVKAITVYDRTTLVDKAIATVKKNLLEGAVLVIAILFLFLGNLRAALITALVIPLSMLFTFTGMVHTRTSANLMSLGALDFGIIVDGAVVIVENCVRRLAHAQQRHGRALTRTERLHEVFAAAREARRPLLYGQLIIMVVYLPIFALTGVEGKMFHPMAITVVLALLGAMVLSVTFVPAAVALAIGNRVAERENRLMAWARRRYAVLLDRSLSATPVVLALAGVAVALSLAIATRLGSEFVPNLNEGDLAIQALRIPGTSLTQSVAMQQQIETTLKAKFPEIQRVFARTGTAEIASDPMPPNISDGYIMLKPQSEWPAPRRTRDELIAAIRAEVGKLPGNNYEFSQPIQLRFNELISGVRSDVAVKVFGDDNAVLEDTANRIAAVLQGIAGAAEVKVEQTTGLPMLSVNIDRDKAARYGLNLSDIQEAVAIGIGGKVSGTFFSGDRRFDIVVRLPEAVREDVEALRRLPVALPKDTSAGARTSYIPLSEVATVEIAPGPNQVSRENGKRRIVVSANVRGRDIGSFVPEAEAAIRERVRIPAGYWTSWGGTFEQLQSATARLRVVVPLALGLVFVLLFAMFGNVKDGLLVFTGIPFALTGGILALWLRGIPLSISAAVGFIALCGVAVLNGLVMLSFIRSLREEGMGLDQAIRDGALTRLRPVLMTALVASLGFVPMALATGTGAEVQRPLATVVIGGILSSTALTLLVLPVLYRLAHRSDEPVAELAQDGDEPATVDRHASNPSFTPP, from the coding sequence ATGTTCGAACGCCTGATCCGCTTTGCCATCGAGCAGCGCTGGATGGTGCTGCTGGCCGTGCTCGGCATGGCCGCGCTGGGCCTGTACAACTACACCCGGCTGCCGATCGACGCCGTGCCCGACATCACCAACGTGCAGGTGCAGATCAACACCGCCGCGCCCGGCTATTCGCCGCTGGAGACCGAGCAGCGCATCACCTATCCGGTCGAGACCGTGATGGCGGGCCTGCCGGGGCTGGAGCAGACCCGCTCGCTGTCGCGCTACGGGCTGTCGCAGGTCACGGTGATCTTCCGCGAAGGCACCGATATCCATTTCGCGCGGCAGCTGGTCAACCAGCGCATCCAGGAAGCGCGCGACGGGCTGCCGCCCGGCATCACGCCGGCGATGGGGCCGATTTCCACCGGCCTTGGCGAGATCTACCTGTGGACCGTCGAAGCCGAGCCCGGCGCGCGCAAGCCGGACGGCACGCCGTACACGCTGTCCGACCTGCGCGAGATCCAGGACTGGGTGGTGCGCCCGCAGCTGCGCAACGTGCCGGGGGTGACCGAGGTCAATGCCATCGGCGGCCATGCGCGCGCCTATGTGGTCGCGCCCAGCCTGGAGCGGATGGCATCGTACGGCCTGTCGCTCGCCGACGTGGTGGCCGCGCTGGAGAAGAACAACGACAACGTCGGCGCCGGCTATATCGAGCGGCGCGGCGAGCAATACCTGGTGCGCGTGCCGGGCCAGGTGCGCTCGCTCGACGATATCCGCGACGTCATCGTCGGCACCGCGCAGGGCCAGCCGATCCGCGTGCGCGACCTGGCCAGCGTGCAGACCGGCGGCGAGCTGCGCACCGGCGCCGCCACCGAGGACGGCCGCGAGGTGGTGTTGGGCACGGTCTTCATGCTGATCGGCGAGAACAGCCGCACGGTGTCGCAGGCGGTCGACCGCAAGATGGCGGAGATCAACCGCACGCTGCCGGCCGGCGTGAAAGCGATCACCGTGTACGACCGCACCACGCTGGTCGACAAGGCCATCGCCACGGTGAAGAAGAACCTGCTGGAAGGCGCGGTGCTGGTGATCGCCATCCTGTTCCTGTTCCTCGGCAACCTGCGCGCGGCGCTGATCACCGCGCTGGTGATCCCGCTGTCGATGCTGTTCACCTTCACCGGCATGGTCCACACGCGCACCAGCGCCAACCTGATGAGCCTGGGGGCGCTGGACTTCGGCATCATCGTCGACGGCGCGGTGGTGATCGTCGAGAACTGCGTGCGGCGCCTGGCGCATGCGCAGCAACGCCATGGCCGCGCGCTGACGCGCACCGAACGCCTGCACGAGGTCTTTGCCGCCGCGCGCGAGGCGCGCCGGCCGCTGCTGTACGGCCAGCTCATCATCATGGTGGTGTACCTGCCGATCTTTGCGCTGACCGGCGTCGAGGGCAAGATGTTCCACCCGATGGCGATCACCGTAGTGCTGGCGCTGCTGGGGGCGATGGTGCTGTCGGTGACCTTCGTTCCCGCGGCGGTGGCGCTGGCGATCGGCAATCGCGTGGCCGAGCGCGAGAACCGGCTGATGGCATGGGCGCGGCGCCGCTATGCCGTGCTGCTTGACCGCTCGCTGTCGGCGACGCCGGTGGTGCTGGCACTGGCCGGCGTCGCGGTGGCGCTGTCCCTGGCAATTGCCACGCGCCTGGGCAGCGAGTTCGTGCCCAACCTCAACGAGGGCGACCTCGCCATCCAGGCGCTGCGCATTCCCGGCACCAGCCTGACGCAGTCGGTGGCGATGCAGCAACAGATAGAGACCACGCTGAAGGCGAAATTCCCGGAGATCCAGCGCGTGTTCGCGCGCACCGGCACCGCCGAGATCGCCTCGGACCCGATGCCGCCGAATATCTCGGACGGCTACATCATGCTCAAGCCGCAGTCCGAATGGCCCGCGCCGCGCCGCACGCGCGACGAGCTGATCGCCGCGATCCGCGCGGAGGTCGGCAAGCTGCCCGGCAACAACTACGAGTTCTCGCAGCCGATCCAGCTGCGCTTCAACGAGCTGATCTCGGGCGTGCGTTCCGACGTCGCGGTCAAGGTGTTCGGTGACGACAACGCCGTGCTGGAGGACACCGCCAACCGCATCGCCGCGGTGCTGCAGGGCATTGCGGGCGCGGCCGAGGTCAAGGTCGAGCAGACCACCGGGCTGCCGATGCTGAGCGTCAATATCGACCGCGACAAGGCCGCGCGCTACGGCCTCAACCTGAGCGATATCCAGGAGGCCGTGGCGATCGGCATCGGCGGCAAGGTGTCGGGCACCTTCTTCAGCGGCGACCGGCGCTTCGACATCGTCGTGCGCCTGCCGGAAGCCGTGCGCGAAGACGTGGAAGCGCTGCGGCGCCTGCCGGTGGCGCTGCCGAAGGACACCTCTGCCGGCGCGCGCACCAGCTATATCCCGCTCAGCGAAGTCGCCACCGTGGAGATCGCGCCCGGCCCCAACCAGGTCTCGCGCGAGAACGGCAAGCGCCGCATCGTGGTCAGCGCCAACGTGCGCGGCCGCGATATCGGCAGCTTCGTGCCCGAGGCGGAGGCCGCCATCCGCGAGCGCGTGCGCATCCCCGCCGGCTACTGGACCAGCTGGGGCGGCACCTTCGAGCAGCTGCAGTCCGCGACCGCAAGGCTGCGCGTGGTGGTGCCGCTGGCACTGGGGCTGGTGTTCGTGCTGCTGTTCGCCATGTTCGGCAACGTCAAGGACGGGCTGCTGGTTTTCACCGGCATCCCGTTCGCGCTGACCGGCGGCATCCTTGCGCTGTGGCTGCGCGGCATTCCGCTGTCGATCTCGGCAGCGGTGGGCTTTATCGCGCTGTGCGGCGTGGCGGTGCTGAACGGGCTGGTGATGCTGTCGTTTATCCGCTCGCTGCGCGAAGAGGGCATGGGGCTGGACCAGGCGATCCGGGATGGCGCGCTGACGCGGCTGCGGCCCGTGCTGATGACCGCGCTGGTGGCGTCGCTGGGCTTCGTGCCGATGGCGCTGGCCACCGGCACGGGCGCCGAAGTGCAGCGCCCGCTGGCCACGGTGGTGATCGGCGGCATCCTGTCGTCGACGGCGCTGACGCTGCTGGTGTTGCCGGTGCTGTACCGGCTGGCGCACAGGAGTGATGAGCCGGTGGCGGAGTTGGCGCAGGATGGCGATGAGCCGGCAACTGTGGACCGCCACGCCAGCAATCCATCTTTCACGCCGCCGTGA